One genomic segment of Hevea brasiliensis isolate MT/VB/25A 57/8 chromosome 3, ASM3005281v1, whole genome shotgun sequence includes these proteins:
- the LOC131178727 gene encoding calcium-transporting ATPase 10, plasma membrane-type-like: protein MSSLFRGSPYRRRHELEAVEERGSNGSDDGEDDDAFSPFDISSTKNASVDRLRRWRNAALVLNASRRFRYTLDFKKEEEKQQIRRKIEAHARVIRVQYIP from the exons ATGAGTAGCTTGTTCAGAGGCTCCCCGTACAGGCGGCGACATGAACTGGAGGCTGTCGAAGAAAGAGGCTCTAACGGCTCCGACGATGGGGAGGACGACGACGCGTTTAGTCCTTTTGATATATCTAGCACAAAAAACGCTTCTGTTGATCGTCTGCGCAGGTGGAGG AACGCTGCGCTTGTGCTTAATGCTTCCCGTCGATTTCGATACACTTTGGACTTCAAAAAGGAAGAAGAGAAGCAGCAAATTCGACGAAAAATAGAAGCACATGCACGAGTCATAAGAGTACAATATATCCCTTAA